In Remersonia thermophila strain ATCC 22073 chromosome 5, whole genome shotgun sequence, the following proteins share a genomic window:
- a CDS encoding 60S ribosomal protein eL38, producing the protein MPQEVSDIKKFIEICRRKDASSARIKKNRKTQQIKFKVRCQRFLYTLVLKDSDKAEKLKQSLPPNLQIKDVPKRNKQGKTSA; encoded by the exons ATGCCTCAGGAAGTCAGCGACATCAAGAAG TTCATCGAGATCTGCCGGCGGAAGGACGCTTCCT CCGCCCGGATCAAGAAGAACCGCAAGACCCAGCAGATCAAGTTCAAGGTCCGCTGCCAGAGGTTCCTCTACACCCTTGTTCTGAAGGACTCGGACAAGGCGGAGAAGCTCAAGCAGAGCCTCCCTCCCA ACCTCCAGATCAAGGACGTTCCCAAGAGGAACAAGCAGGGCAAGACCTCGGCATGA